A genomic region of Magnolia sinica isolate HGM2019 chromosome 6, MsV1, whole genome shotgun sequence contains the following coding sequences:
- the LOC131248381 gene encoding pentatricopeptide repeat-containing protein At2g45350, chloroplastic gives MLAYGNVKQPWNSIHPTLILLPKCKTLKDVNQIHARLITTGLVKNRSLTTKILISLASSPHQTLVEFARYIFFSQSKHCTAPFLWNAIIKSFSHGSDPERAILLFSIMLENGVAADRFSFSLVLKACSRLGFVREGLQIQCLLWKSAFWSDVFLLNCLVSFYVRCGFVELARRVFDRMPERDSISWNSMIDGYLKNGMVGVARELFDMMGDGEKNLVSWNSMISGYARLEEGVEVAREMFDQMPERDLVSWNSMIDGYVKCGLLEDAHELFDLMPERDVVTWASMIHGYAKSGSVEAARHLFDEMPERDVVAWNVMVAGYVQNGHCVDALKLFQKMRFGSNLSPDHTTLVTALSAAAELGRIDEGITIHDYIERNKFPLDGKLGVALIDMYSKCGRIENAARVFENLEHKSVDHWNAMIGGLAIHGLGELALHLFMEMEKSSIKPDDITFIGILSACSHAGLVKEGLMCFELMRRLYNVEPKVQHYGCIVDILGRAGHLEEAKKLIEEMPIKPNDVVWRALLSACRNHGNFSIGQQAAKQLIELDSCNSSSYVLLSNLYAGVGMWSDASKVRMMMKEREMRKIPGCSWIELNGTVHEFVVGDKSHPQAKEIYVMLDKICAF, from the coding sequence ATGTTGGCATATGGAAATGTGAAACAGCCATGGAACTCCATCCATCCCACTCTCATTCTCCTCCCCAAATGCAAAACCCTCAAAGACGTGAATCAAATCCACGCTCGTCTCATTACAACCGGACTCGTCAAAAACCGCTCTCTCACCACTAAAATCCTCATCTCTCTCGCTTCTTCTCCCCATCAAACGCTTGTCGAGTTCGCTCGCTACATCTTCTTCTCTCAATCCAAACACTGTACCGCTCCCTTCCTTTGGAATGCCATTATCAAATCCTTCTCTCACGGCTCCGACCCTGAACGGGCTATCCTCCTCTTCTCAATCATGCTTGAGAATGGAGTTGCTGCCGATCGGTTCTCTTTTTCTCTCGTTCTCAAAGCGTGCTCTCGGCTCGGTTTCGTTAGGGAAGGATTGCAGATTCAGTGTCTGTTGTGGAAGAGCGCGTTCTGGTCGGATGTTTTCTTGCtgaattgtttggtttctttctATGTGAGATGCGGGTTTGTTGAGCTTGCGCGGCGGGTTTTCGATAGAATGCCTGAGAGAGATTCGATCTCTTGGAATTCGATGATTGATGGGTACTTGAAGAATGGGATGGTAGGTGTGGCGCGTGAGCTTTTTGatatgatgggtgatggggagaagAATTTGGTGTCTTGGAATTCGATGATAAGTGGGTATGCGAGATTGGAGGAGGGGGTGGAGGTAGCTCGGGAGATGTTCGATCAGATGCCTGAAAGAGATTTGGTTTCTTGGAACTCCATGATTGATGGTTATGTGAAGTGTGGACTGTTGGAAGATGCACATGAGTTGTTTGATTTGATGCCAGAAAGGGATGTGGTCACTTGGGCTAGCATGATACATGGGTATGCGAAATCTGGAAGTGTTGAGGCAGCTCGgcatttgtttgatgaaatgcctgaaagaGATGTGGTTGCTTGGAATGTCATGGTGGCAGGTTATGTACAGAATGGGCATTGTGTGGATGCCTTAAAACTCTTCCAAAAGATGCGGTTTGGCAGCAATTTATCTCCTGATCACACCACTCTGGTGACCGCTCTTTCTGCAGCTGCTGAATTGGGGCGCATTGATGAGGGGATAACAATACATGATTATATCGAGAGAAACAAGTTTCCTTTGGATGGAAAGCTTGGTGTAGCTCTCATAGACATGTACTCTAAGTGTGGGAGAATCGAGAATGCTGCACGGGTATTTGAGAATTTGGAACATAAAAGTGTTGACCATTGGAATGCAATGATTGGTGGGTTGGCTATTCATGGATTAGGTGAGTTAGCTCTTCATCTATTCATGGAAATGGAGAAAAGTTCCATCAAACCGGATGATATTACATTCATTGGAATTCTAAGTGCTTGCAGTCACGCTGGTTTGGTGAAGGAAGGTTTGATGTGTTTTGAGCTTATGCGTAGATTGTACAACGTAGAGCCCAAAGTTCAACACTACGGGTGCATTGTCGACATCCTTGGCCGAGCAGGGCACTTGGAAGAGGCGAAAAAACTAATAGAGGAAATGCCCATTAAGCCAAATGATGTGGTTTGGAGGGCTTTGCTCAGTGCTtgcaggaatcatggaaatttcAGCATTGGCCAACAGGCTGCTAAGCAATTGATTGAGTTGGATTCTTGCAATTCTAGTTCATATGTGCTTCTATCAAATCTTTATGCCGGTGTTGGCATGTGGAGTGATGCTAGCAAGGTAAGGATGatgatgaaagaaagagagatgagaaaAATACCTGGTTGCAGTTGGATTGAACTCAATGGCACTGTTCACGAGTTTGTTGTGGGAGATAAATCCCATCCTCAGGCCAAAGAGATCTATGTCATGTTGGACAAGATATGTGCTTTCTAA
- the LOC131248380 gene encoding LRR receptor-like serine/threonine-protein kinase GSO1, whose product MASIALLSFFLLSAFLTSVCGNAELKVLMEMKASLDPENRFLSSWTEEGDPCSGTFEGVACNEHGKVANISLQGKELSGSIPPAVSGLKCLSGLYLHYNSLKGEIPKEISNLTELSDLYLNVNNLSGSIPAEIGHMVSLQVLQLCNNHLSGTIPTQLGSLKKLSFVALQWNQLTGAIPASLGDLSSLSRLNLSFNQLFGSIPGKLAVAPQLVDLDVRNNSLSGNVPLALKRLNEGFQYGNNNGLCGIGFSSLGACGSSFNADPNRPEAFGSDSSTIDTHHIPQSASVHMPCNKTHCRHSSKSPAIAVVIGVIAVVVVGTVAGLLGFMLYRRRKQKIGSTSDVSDSRVSTDQAKDISRKSISPLISLEYSNGWDPLTNGRSGGGFSQSHEILQGLQFNLEEVESATQYFSEVNLLGKSSFAATYRGILRDGSVVAVKSINKTSCKLEEAEFLRGLKMLTSLRHENLVWLRGFCCSSGRGECFLIYEFVANGRLSQYLDLKDDEKVLDWSTRVSIINGIAKGIEYLHSDGPNKPAMVHQNISAEKVLIDQHFNPLLSDSGLHKLLVDDVVFSTLKATAAMGYLAPEYTTVGRFTEKSDVYAFGVIVFQILSGKQKITHLMRLGAESGKFDDLIDEKLHGKYSKIEAANLARIMLVCTNEAPERRPTMTIVIQELRKCSSNC is encoded by the exons ATGGCTTCCATCGctcttctctccttcttcctcttatCTGCATTCCTAACTAGTGTCTGTGGAAATGCCGAGCTGAAAGTGCTCATGGAAATGAAAGCCTCTTTGGACCCGGAAAATCGCTTCCTCTCTTCATGGACGGAAGAAGGAGATCCCTGCAGTGGCACTTTCGAAGGAGTCGCCTGCAACGAGCATGGAAAGGTAGCTAACATCTCTCTTCAAGGTAAAGAGCTTTCAGGTTCCATTCCTCCCGCTGTTTCCGGCCTCAAGTGCTTGTCGGGTCTCTACCTTCATTACAACTCCCTCAAGGGAGAAATACCCAAAGAAATCTCGAATCTCACCGAGCTTTCTGACCTCTATCTCAACGTTAACAATCTCTCTGGAAGCATTCCTGCAGAAATCGGCCACATGGTTAGTCTCCAAG TTTTGCAGCTTTGTAATAATCATTTGAGTGGGACGATTCCTACACAGTTGGGGTCTCTGAAGAAGCTGAGCTTTGTTGCATTACAATGGAATCAATTGACGGGTGCGATTCCTGCAAGCTTGGGTGATTTGAGTTCGCTGAGTAGGTTGAATTTGAGTTTTAATCAGCTCTTCGGATCCATTCCTGGGAAGCTAGCTGTAGCTCCTCAGCTGGTGGATTTGGATGTCAGAAACAACAGCCTTTCAGGCAATGTTCCTTTAG CATTGAAGCGACTGAATGAAGGATTTCAGTATGGAAACAACAATGGTCTTTGTGGTATTGGGTTTTCTTCTCTGGGAGCTTGCGGTTCTTCATTTAATGCAGATCCTAACAGACCCGAAGCCTTTGGATCGGATTCGAGCACTATTGATACGCATCACATTCCACAGTCTGCGAGTGTTCATATGCCTTGCAACAAAACCCATTGTCGGCATTCATCAAAGAGCCCTGCAATTGCTGTTGTCATTGGGGTTATTGCAGTTGTGGTTGTAGGAACAGTTGCAGGGCTTTTGGGTTTTATGCTCTACCGTCGGAGGAAGCAGAAGATTGGAAGCACATCCGATGTTTCGGACAGTCGGGTTAGCACTGACCAGGCCAAGGATATCAGCAGAAAGAGCATCTCTCCGCTCATCAGCCTCGAGTACTCGAACGGATGGGATCCGTTGACCAATGGGAGGAGTGGGGGAGGGTTCTCACAGTCACATGAGATTCTACAAGGGCTTCAGTTCAATTTAGAGGAGGTGGAGTCCGCGACACAGTACTTCTCTGAGGTGAATTTGTTGGGGAAGAGCAGTTTCGCTGCTACCTACAGGGGGATTCTGAGAGATGGGTCTGTTGTTGCTGTGAAGAGTATCAATAAGACGAGCTGTAAATTGGAAGAGGCGGAGTTCTTGAGGGGGTTGAAGATGCTGACTTCTCTGCGGCATGAAAATCTTGTGTGGTTGAGGGGGTTTTGTTGTTCGAGTGGAAGAGGGGAATGTTTTCTCATCTATGAATTTGTTGCTAATGGAAGATTGTCGCAGTATCTTGATTTGAAGGACGACGAGAAGGTTCTTGATTGGTCCACGAGAGTTTCGATCATCAATGGCATTGCCAAAG GCATTGAATACTTGCATAGTGACGGTCCAAACAAACCTGCTATGGTCCATCAAAACATATCAGCTGAGAAGGTCCTCATCGACCAACACTTCAATCCCTTGCTCTCTGATTCCGGTCTCCACAAACTCCTAGTTGATGACGTCGTCTTCTCAACCCTCAAGGCCACCGCTGCCATGGGATACCTGGCCCCCGAATACACTACCGTTGGTCGATTCACAGAGAAGAGCGACGTATATGCCTTTGGGGTGATTGTTTTCCAGATCCTTAGCGGGAAACAGAAGATTACCCACTTGATGCGACTCGGGGCTGAATCTGGCAAATTTGATGACCTTATCGATGAGAAACTTCATGGGAAgtattccaaaattgaagcagcaAATCTGGCTAGGATCATGTTGGTTTGCACCAACGAAGCTCCTGAGCGGAGGCCTACCATGACGATTGTGATTCAAGAACTCCGCAAGTGCAGTAGCAATTGCTAA